From the genome of Scytonema hofmannii PCC 7110, one region includes:
- a CDS encoding AGE family epimerase/isomerase, whose protein sequence is MNNINFPISDLIAGYVTHFDAENDIFGIKTSDGREFHAALSPMTYAKLVQNLEEPYPDATGAMRSMLVPGRYLFAYGIFYPDSSKFEAKQIVFVGRTENDYVFEKPHWWIKQIQSLADFYLKAQFGEEEIDYRNYRTDLTLVGAKQTYNFRQETDTISRMVYGFASAYLLTGEERFLDAAEKGTEYLREHMRFVDLDEGIVYWYHGIDMYGDREHKIFASEFGDDYYAIPAYEQIYALAGPIQTYRITGDPRILSDAQLTVKLFNDFFLDRSEHGGYFSHLDPVTLNAHSDSLGRNKAKKNWNSVGDHAPAYLINLWLATGQPEYAKMLEYTFDIIAKRFPDWENSPFVQERFYEDWSADTTWGWQQNRAVVGHNLKIAWNLMRMYSLKPKDEYVELAQKIAQIMPDVGSDQQRGGWYDVVERLLEPGQTAHRFVWHDRKAWWQQEQAILAYFILAGLLKDEDHLRLARESAAFYNAWFLDTEDGGVYFNVLANGIPYLVSGNERRKGSHSMSAYHSTELCYLASVYTNLLIHKNPMDFYFKPTPGGFPNNLLRVSPDILPPGSIKIGACEINGETYNNFDAENLTVTLPETQEPVKVKVQIIPK, encoded by the coding sequence ATGAACAACATAAACTTTCCAATCTCAGACCTCATAGCTGGGTATGTGACCCACTTTGATGCAGAAAATGATATTTTTGGTATCAAAACTTCAGATGGCAGAGAATTCCACGCGGCCTTAAGTCCAATGACCTATGCCAAACTAGTGCAAAATTTAGAAGAACCTTACCCAGATGCTACTGGAGCCATGAGGTCTATGCTTGTACCAGGTCGGTATTTGTTTGCCTATGGTATTTTCTACCCGGATAGTTCTAAATTTGAAGCCAAACAAATTGTTTTCGTTGGTCGAACTGAAAACGATTATGTTTTTGAAAAACCTCACTGGTGGATCAAACAGATTCAGTCTCTGGCAGATTTTTACCTAAAAGCCCAGTTTGGAGAAGAAGAAATTGACTACCGCAACTATCGCACCGATTTAACTTTAGTTGGTGCTAAGCAAACCTACAATTTTCGCCAAGAAACTGATACGATCTCGCGCATGGTTTATGGGTTTGCTAGTGCTTATCTGTTAACTGGCGAAGAGCGATTTCTCGATGCTGCTGAAAAAGGTACCGAATACCTGCGCGAACATATGCGGTTTGTAGATTTAGATGAAGGTATTGTCTATTGGTATCACGGCATTGATATGTATGGCGATCGCGAACACAAAATCTTCGCCTCAGAATTTGGTGATGATTACTATGCGATTCCAGCCTACGAGCAAATTTACGCCTTAGCGGGTCCGATACAAACTTACCGAATCACGGGCGATCCCCGTATCCTAAGCGATGCTCAGTTAACAGTCAAGCTATTTAACGACTTTTTCCTAGACAGAAGCGAGCATGGCGGCTACTTCTCTCATCTTGACCCTGTCACTCTAAACGCCCACAGCGATTCCCTTGGTCGTAACAAAGCAAAAAAGAACTGGAACTCTGTTGGCGATCATGCCCCAGCATACTTGATTAATCTCTGGTTAGCTACAGGTCAACCAGAATACGCCAAAATGCTGGAGTATACCTTTGACATAATTGCAAAACGGTTTCCAGATTGGGAGAACAGTCCCTTTGTTCAAGAACGTTTCTACGAAGATTGGTCAGCTGATACAACCTGGGGATGGCAGCAAAATCGTGCTGTGGTTGGTCACAACCTCAAAATTGCCTGGAACCTAATGCGGATGTACAGCCTAAAACCCAAAGACGAGTACGTCGAACTAGCACAAAAAATTGCCCAAATCATGCCCGATGTTGGCAGTGACCAGCAGCGTGGCGGATGGTACGACGTAGTTGAACGCCTTCTCGAACCAGGTCAAACGGCTCACCGCTTTGTCTGGCACGATCGCAAAGCTTGGTGGCAGCAAGAACAAGCTATCTTAGCCTACTTCATTTTAGCTGGTTTACTAAAAGACGAAGACCATCTCCGATTAGCACGTGAGTCTGCTGCCTTTTACAATGCTTGGTTCTTAGACACAGAAGACGGTGGTGTCTATTTCAATGTTCTTGCTAATGGTATCCCCTATCTCGTCAGTGGAAATGAACGTCGCAAAGGTTCACACTCAATGAGTGCATATCATTCTACTGAGTTGTGTTATCTTGCCTCTGTCTACACTAATCTCCTGATTCATAAAAACCCAATGGACTTTTACTTCAAGCCCACTCCAGGAGGATTTCCCAATAATCTCCTACGAGTGTCGCCAGACATTTTACCCCCAGGCAGTATCAAGATTGGTGCTTGTGAAATCAATGGAGAAACCTACAACAACTTTGACGCTGAAAACTTAACCGTAACATTACCAGAAACGCAAGAGCCAGTCAAAGTCAAGGTGCAAATTATTCCTAAGTAA
- a CDS encoding NAD(P)/FAD-dependent oxidoreductase has protein sequence MSILPSHTQVLVIGGGPAGSTAATLLAREGFDVTLLEREVFPRYHIGESLLPAALEIFDLLGVREKVEAHGFQYKPGARIDWRSEAWNVKFERSVKTHTYSYQVRRDEFDQLLLEHAKSQGVKVFEGIEVKSLSFEGERPRSAAWSQITGGSETGEASFDFLIDASGRAGIMSTRYLRNRRDANAFQNIATWGYWKNAKRLPNGFEGAISTVTIPDGWVWAIPLSDQTMSIGAVYPKSVYKEKRQASLRDSYIQAIAGNPLIEDMISSADLVSEVRVEQDYSYTANRFAGQGYYLLGDAACFLDPLLSTGVHLAMYSAVLATASLASVVRGEVEENLAIAFFEKSYSRSYLRLMMLIAIFYNKNCNSDAYLSEAYQLSRYKSESSNDMESKTESFINLATGLEDIWDAYNPTPSQVLGEISERLEKSLNFLEEERGADTRVKPSKLQKTNAQFFEAIQEFISLSAPGSGDDLYVVTKPRLGMGKASAPILQNV, from the coding sequence ATGTCTATTCTACCCAGTCATACACAAGTATTAGTTATCGGTGGCGGTCCTGCCGGTTCTACCGCTGCTACTCTTCTGGCTCGTGAGGGCTTTGATGTCACATTATTAGAGCGAGAAGTTTTCCCTCGCTACCACATTGGCGAATCGCTCTTACCGGCTGCGTTAGAGATATTCGATCTGTTAGGTGTGCGCGAAAAAGTAGAAGCCCACGGCTTCCAATACAAGCCAGGAGCTCGCATAGATTGGCGATCTGAGGCATGGAACGTCAAATTTGAGCGATCGGTAAAGACTCACACCTACAGTTATCAAGTTCGCCGTGACGAATTCGACCAATTGCTCTTAGAGCATGCCAAAAGCCAGGGAGTTAAAGTTTTTGAGGGAATTGAGGTCAAGAGTCTGTCTTTTGAGGGAGAAAGACCCCGGAGTGCAGCTTGGTCTCAGATTACTGGAGGAAGTGAGACTGGAGAAGCGTCCTTCGACTTCCTGATTGATGCATCGGGTCGCGCTGGAATTATGTCAACGCGTTACTTACGCAACCGTCGTGATGCCAATGCATTCCAGAATATTGCCACGTGGGGGTACTGGAAGAACGCAAAAAGGTTACCCAATGGTTTCGAGGGCGCGATTTCTACTGTCACTATCCCGGATGGCTGGGTGTGGGCGATCCCGCTTTCCGATCAAACAATGAGTATTGGTGCAGTGTACCCCAAATCAGTTTATAAAGAAAAACGGCAGGCGTCTCTGAGGGATTCTTATATTCAGGCGATCGCAGGCAATCCTTTAATAGAGGATATGATTAGCTCGGCAGATCTGGTATCAGAGGTGCGCGTTGAGCAAGATTACTCATATACAGCTAACCGTTTTGCTGGACAGGGCTACTACTTATTAGGAGATGCAGCGTGCTTTCTAGACCCCTTACTATCCACTGGCGTTCATCTGGCAATGTACAGCGCCGTGTTAGCAACAGCCAGCCTTGCTAGCGTCGTGCGTGGTGAAGTAGAAGAAAATCTTGCAATAGCTTTCTTTGAGAAAAGTTATAGTCGATCCTACCTGCGCTTGATGATGTTGATAGCAATCTTCTACAACAAAAACTGTAATTCAGATGCTTATCTTTCCGAAGCCTATCAGCTCAGCCGCTACAAGTCCGAATCATCTAATGATATGGAGTCCAAGACAGAGTCGTTTATAAACTTAGCAACTGGTCTTGAGGATATCTGGGATGCTTATAACCCTACACCCAGTCAGGTTTTAGGAGAGATATCGGAGCGTCTGGAGAAAAGCCTCAATTTTCTGGAAGAAGAGCGGGGTGCTGATACAAGAGTGAAGCCCAGCAAGTTGCAGAAGACAAATGCCCAATTTTTTGAGGCGATCCAGGAATTCATTTCACTATCTGCACCAGGATCTGGCGACGATTTGTATGTTGTAACCAAGCCAAGGTTGGGAATGGGAAAAGCAAGCGCTCCGATTTTACAAAATGTTTAG
- a CDS encoding methyltransferase: MTQAIDKSAINPIPQPQTDGTQVWDAIVGLHGHPTVLVAHELKLFPLLAETPRTLQEISQSLNLAPRAASAVLSICTSMGFIQLKDGYYSLTLVACEYLLESSPTSFCGWLDLMIANANSFSYEGIKEAILTDAPVVYEGDSLYKVHEQEDKDEQTRIFTRAMHSASVAPALAWPTAVDLSGNTHMLDIAGGSGAHSIGATLKWSNLRSTILDIAPVCQVAQEYIAQYKLQEQISTQVSDMWNDPFPSADLHFYSLIYHNYDLEKNRFLTKKSFDCLEPGGRIIIHQWLFNHDRTGPLATAAYNIMMQLWCAGGQEYSDVELSNLLAEVGFVNIEVKPTFGYWSIVTGRKIN; encoded by the coding sequence ATGACTCAAGCAATTGATAAATCTGCAATTAATCCCATTCCCCAACCACAAACAGATGGTACACAAGTTTGGGATGCAATTGTTGGTCTGCACGGTCACCCAACAGTGCTAGTAGCGCATGAACTGAAACTATTTCCGTTGTTGGCAGAAACACCACGCACTTTGCAGGAGATTAGTCAAAGCCTTAATCTTGCACCACGAGCAGCAAGTGCAGTTTTATCTATATGCACTTCAATGGGTTTTATTCAACTCAAAGATGGATATTACTCCCTGACTCTTGTCGCTTGTGAATATCTTCTTGAAAGCAGTCCCACTTCTTTTTGTGGGTGGTTGGACTTAATGATCGCTAATGCTAATTCTTTCTCTTATGAAGGAATTAAGGAAGCTATATTAACAGATGCTCCTGTTGTTTACGAGGGTGATTCTCTCTATAAGGTTCACGAACAAGAAGATAAAGATGAGCAAACTCGCATTTTTACACGAGCTATGCATTCTGCAAGTGTAGCTCCTGCTTTGGCTTGGCCTACAGCTGTGGATCTTTCTGGTAATACACATATGTTAGATATTGCTGGAGGTTCTGGCGCTCACAGCATTGGTGCGACTCTCAAATGGTCTAACTTGCGATCGACTATTTTGGACATTGCACCAGTTTGCCAAGTTGCACAAGAGTATATTGCTCAGTACAAGCTGCAAGAACAGATTAGCACTCAAGTCAGTGATATGTGGAACGATCCTTTCCCGTCTGCCGATCTGCACTTTTACTCGCTGATTTATCACAATTACGATTTAGAGAAAAATCGTTTTCTCACTAAAAAAAGCTTTGATTGTCTTGAGCCTGGTGGACGGATAATTATTCATCAATGGTTATTTAATCACGATCGCACGGGACCACTTGCAACAGCTGCATATAATATTATGATGCAGCTTTGGTGTGCTGGAGGGCAGGAATATTCTGATGTGGAATTATCAAATCTTTTAGCTGAGGTTGGGTTTGTTAATATTGAAGTTAAACCGACTTTTGGCTACTGGAGTATTGTGACTGGACGAAAAATTAATTAA
- a CDS encoding anti-sigma factor antagonist — MEIKTLTVEEVMLVELAGEVDANTAPIIQEKVLPLTLPGNKILIDLSKVPYMSSTGLRMLLSLYRRTNAQDGKLVLVGLSEEIQDIMSVTGFLDFFMTSETLESGLLLMANG; from the coding sequence ATGGAAATCAAAACCCTGACAGTTGAAGAGGTCATGTTGGTAGAACTGGCGGGTGAAGTGGATGCAAATACTGCACCGATAATTCAAGAGAAAGTTTTACCCCTAACCCTGCCAGGTAATAAGATTCTGATAGATTTGAGCAAAGTGCCTTATATGTCCAGTACTGGCTTGCGGATGCTCCTGTCGCTCTACCGACGGACAAACGCTCAGGATGGGAAATTAGTACTAGTAGGGCTTTCAGAAGAAATTCAAGATATTATGTCTGTGACTGGATTTCTTGATTTCTTTATGACTAGCGAAACGCTTGAATCGGGATTGTTGCTAATGGCTAATGGCTAA
- the glgX gene encoding glycogen debranching protein GlgX, whose amino-acid sequence MERIDIHPTHSYKNFKLRCGRPFPFGATLVPGGVNFSIFSSYAKSCTLVLFKKHALEPYAEIPFPDEFRIGNVFRMVVFDLDYENIEYGYRMDGPFNPKEGHWFDESKILLDPYAKIIGGRDIWGTSPDWSDIYQHRARLAFDDFDWEDDRYAEIPPEDLVIYEMHVRGFTRHASSKIKHLGTFAGIREKIPYLKELGVNCIELMPIYEFDEFENSRLNPETGDLLLNYWGYSTVGFFAPKAGYAASGKWGMQVDEFKALVKALHKNGIEVILDVVFNHTGEGNEYGHTISFRGIDNKTYYMLTPDGYYFNFSGTGNTLNCNNPIVRTMVLDCLRYWASEYHIDGFRFDLATILGRDPWGAPLTNPPLLELLAFDPILAKCKLIAEAWDAGGLYQVGSFPAFGRWAEWNGKYRDSIRKFLKGDPGQVGEFAQRLQGSPDLYAKAGRGPATSINFITAHDGFTLADLVSYNGKHNEANGEYNNDGCNDNDSWNCGAEGWTEDWGILSLRQRQMKNAIAMLLVSQGVPMILMGDEMGRSQCGNNNTYCHDNEFNWLDWNLLELNANLFRFVKNCIAFRMAHPVLRNRYHFRNIDYVGSGYADITWHGTQAWNADWSEHSRTLAFMLCGKHAKGGTVQDNYIYVAMNMHWETHWFEIPGLRDGMKWHVFANTGALPPEDIWEPGTEPVLENQSGMIVGDRSVAVLISVTSDQ is encoded by the coding sequence ATGGAACGCATTGATATTCATCCAACGCATAGCTATAAGAATTTCAAATTGCGCTGTGGGCGACCGTTTCCTTTTGGTGCTACTCTTGTACCGGGAGGTGTGAATTTCTCAATTTTTTCTAGCTATGCTAAATCTTGTACTTTAGTACTTTTTAAAAAGCATGCACTTGAGCCATATGCAGAAATTCCGTTTCCTGATGAATTTCGCATTGGCAATGTCTTTCGTATGGTTGTATTCGACTTAGACTACGAAAATATTGAATACGGCTATCGCATGGATGGACCTTTTAATCCGAAGGAAGGTCACTGGTTTGATGAAAGCAAAATTCTCTTAGACCCCTATGCTAAAATTATAGGTGGTCGCGATATCTGGGGAACTTCTCCTGATTGGAGTGATATCTACCAACATCGTGCGCGTCTCGCTTTTGACGACTTTGATTGGGAAGACGATCGCTATGCAGAAATTCCACCGGAAGATTTGGTTATCTATGAGATGCATGTGCGTGGCTTTACCCGTCATGCTTCTTCTAAGATTAAGCATTTAGGAACCTTTGCAGGTATCCGTGAAAAAATCCCTTACCTAAAGGAGCTAGGTGTCAATTGTATTGAACTCATGCCTATTTATGAGTTTGATGAGTTTGAAAACAGTCGCCTTAACCCAGAAACTGGAGACTTGCTTTTAAATTACTGGGGTTATAGCACTGTAGGTTTCTTTGCTCCCAAGGCTGGTTATGCAGCTTCTGGGAAATGGGGAATGCAGGTTGATGAGTTTAAAGCCCTTGTCAAAGCACTACATAAAAATGGCATTGAAGTCATACTAGATGTGGTCTTTAACCATACAGGGGAAGGTAACGAGTACGGTCATACAATTTCTTTCCGAGGAATTGACAATAAAACGTACTATATGCTAACTCCCGATGGGTATTACTTTAACTTTAGTGGTACTGGCAACACGCTCAACTGCAATAATCCTATTGTTCGCACTATGGTGCTTGATTGTCTGCGCTACTGGGCGAGTGAATATCACATTGATGGCTTCCGCTTTGATTTAGCCACTATTTTAGGACGTGACCCTTGGGGAGCACCGTTAACTAACCCTCCGTTACTGGAATTACTTGCTTTTGACCCGATTTTGGCTAAGTGCAAACTGATCGCTGAAGCTTGGGATGCGGGTGGTCTCTATCAAGTTGGTAGTTTCCCTGCTTTTGGTCGCTGGGCTGAGTGGAATGGCAAGTACCGTGATAGTATTCGCAAATTCCTCAAAGGCGATCCCGGTCAAGTGGGAGAGTTTGCACAACGGCTACAAGGTTCACCAGACTTGTATGCTAAGGCTGGGCGGGGACCAGCAACATCTATTAATTTCATTACAGCACACGATGGATTTACTCTAGCTGATTTAGTTTCTTATAACGGGAAACACAACGAGGCGAATGGTGAATATAACAACGATGGTTGTAATGATAATGACAGTTGGAATTGTGGTGCTGAAGGATGGACGGAGGATTGGGGTATCCTTTCTTTGCGTCAAAGGCAGATGAAAAATGCGATCGCCATGCTGCTAGTCAGTCAGGGTGTACCCATGATTCTTATGGGGGATGAAATGGGGCGCAGTCAGTGCGGTAATAACAATACCTATTGCCACGACAACGAATTTAACTGGTTGGATTGGAATCTGTTGGAACTCAATGCCAACTTATTTCGGTTTGTCAAAAACTGCATTGCCTTCCGCATGGCTCACCCAGTTCTCAGAAATCGGTACCATTTTCGCAATATTGACTATGTGGGAAGCGGCTACGCCGATATTACTTGGCATGGCACTCAAGCTTGGAATGCAGATTGGTCTGAGCATAGTCGGACTCTCGCTTTCATGCTTTGTGGTAAGCACGCTAAGGGAGGTACTGTTCAAGATAACTACATTTATGTAGCGATGAATATGCATTGGGAAACACACTGGTTTGAAATTCCAGGCTTGCGAGATGGGATGAAGTGGCACGTATTTGCTAACACTGGAGCACTTCCACCAGAGGATATCTGGGAACCAGGAACAGAACCAGTACTAGAAAATCAATCTGGAATGATCGTAGGCGATCGCTCTGTTGCAGTCCTTATATCAGTGACCAGTGACCAGTAA
- a CDS encoding anti-sigma factor antagonist (This anti-anti-sigma factor, or anti-sigma factor antagonist, belongs to a family that includes characterized members SpoIIAA, RsbV, RsfA, and RsfB.), whose amino-acid sequence MTFNASLETNNDIATITLSGELDANTAPVFKEKVEEVTTQNVKRLVLLVQDLEYMSSAGLRVLIFAKQKMGPKVDIYIVGAQEMVKDTIEHTGFHYSVVMLDGYNETEIQHV is encoded by the coding sequence ATGACTTTTAACGCCAGTTTAGAAACAAACAACGATATTGCTACAATTACTCTCTCTGGAGAACTTGATGCAAATACAGCACCAGTGTTTAAGGAGAAGGTAGAAGAAGTCACAACGCAAAATGTCAAACGTCTTGTTTTGCTAGTACAAGACTTAGAGTATATGTCTAGTGCAGGTTTAAGGGTACTGATCTTTGCAAAGCAAAAGATGGGACCGAAGGTTGATATTTACATAGTAGGTGCTCAAGAAATGGTAAAGGATACTATTGAGCACACTGGTTTCCATTATAGTGTGGTGATGCTTGATGGATATAACGAGACTGAGATACAACATGTGTAA
- a CDS encoding ATP-binding protein, with translation MMEQLIEQLTVPDSLDSLTAIAKYVMAVASTAGLDKKASYKLRLAVDEIATNIIIYGYQEAGRAGVLDLQAEVTEQHLIICMEDTGLPYDSTQTDTPDNLDKPLENRQIGGLGVYLAIRSVDKFIYERIGNRNRNIFIVNRS, from the coding sequence ATGATGGAACAATTAATAGAACAATTAACTGTGCCTGATTCTCTGGATTCGTTAACAGCGATCGCTAAGTACGTTATGGCTGTGGCAAGTACTGCTGGATTGGATAAAAAAGCTTCTTATAAACTTCGCTTAGCAGTAGATGAAATTGCCACGAATATCATTATTTATGGTTATCAAGAAGCAGGTCGCGCAGGAGTGCTAGATTTACAAGCAGAAGTTACCGAACAACATCTAATTATCTGTATGGAAGATACTGGTTTACCTTATGACTCCACGCAAACAGATACTCCTGACAATCTTGATAAGCCTTTAGAAAATCGGCAAATAGGCGGCTTAGGTGTATACCTTGCTATTCGTAGTGTTGATAAGTTCATTTATGAACGAATCGGGAACCGAAATCGAAATATTTTTATTGTCAATAGGAGTTAG